Proteins from one Deinococcus seoulensis genomic window:
- a CDS encoding alginate O-acetyltransferase AlgF has product MRTPFLSAALLLSFAAAQDTGLYDPAPPADSAFVRVLNAPTATLGSKSVTAEKGAASAYVVIPQGELTAKLGTVSGKLKVEAGNFYSVALQGSKLVLLKDEGAENRAKAVLTIYNLSKTASVDLKTADGKTAVVTGVKPGESGSRAVNGITVTLAAFSGTRHLGSIKELKLERGNAYALVLTDSGLTITQSATKTK; this is encoded by the coding sequence ATGCGGACCCCTTTCCTTTCGGCTGCTCTTCTCCTCTCGTTCGCTGCCGCGCAGGACACCGGGTTGTACGACCCAGCCCCCCCTGCCGACAGCGCCTTCGTGCGCGTCCTGAACGCCCCGACCGCCACCCTCGGCAGCAAGAGCGTCACCGCCGAGAAGGGCGCGGCCAGCGCGTACGTCGTCATTCCCCAGGGCGAACTCACCGCCAAGCTCGGCACGGTCAGCGGCAAACTCAAGGTCGAGGCCGGGAACTTCTACAGCGTCGCCCTGCAGGGCAGCAAGCTGGTCCTTCTCAAAGATGAGGGAGCTGAGAACCGCGCCAAGGCCGTCCTGACCATCTACAATCTCAGCAAGACGGCCAGCGTCGACCTGAAAACCGCCGACGGCAAGACCGCCGTCGTGACCGGCGTGAAACCCGGCGAGAGCGGCAGCCGCGCCGTGAACGGCATCACCGTCACCCTCGCCGCCTTCAGCGGCACCAGGCACCTCGGCAGCATCAAGGAACTCAAGCTCGAACGCGGTAACGCCTACGCCCTGGTCCTCACGGACAGCGGCCTGACCATCACCCAGAGCGCCACCAAGACGAAGTAA
- a CDS encoding MBOAT family O-acyltransferase — MVFSSNVFLFLFLPIFLIVYYLLPFKGRSAWILIGSYALYAWWRLDFLWLLVAITGVAYLYGLILEKQPDGARRRWTLISAIVLNLGALAYFKYANFGIDSFNAVTQSFGLQPFSWTPILLPIGLSFFIFHAISYIVDVYRREEKATHNPLDFAAFIALFPHLIAGPVLKYNLLADQFRSRTHTMEKFSYGATRFMTGFAKKVLIADSIAPLVTATFNQPNPTMADAWLGALAYTLQLYFDFSGYSDMAIGLAAMMGFKFPENFNHPYISRSITEFWRRWHMSLSSWLREYLYISLGGNRYGRARTYLNLWLTMVLGGLWHGANWTFVLWGVWHGSILAVERRMKEASLWKPSPAWLTIPGTMILVIIGWVMFRADSVPDAFRMYRGMLGLNGVSLSDTLAWQVKPSVLVSMVLGGLLVYLAPYWGSRVGDVGSRLLRPRLAVGATVVLLPLFVLAIMKLSAQSYTPFLYFQF; from the coding sequence GTGGTCTTCAGCAGTAACGTCTTCCTGTTCCTGTTCCTGCCGATCTTCCTGATCGTCTACTACCTCCTCCCCTTCAAGGGGCGGAGCGCGTGGATTCTGATCGGCAGTTACGCCCTGTACGCCTGGTGGCGGCTCGACTTCCTCTGGCTGCTCGTCGCCATCACCGGTGTCGCATATCTGTACGGCCTGATCCTCGAGAAGCAACCCGACGGGGCCCGGCGGCGCTGGACCCTCATCAGCGCCATCGTACTGAACCTCGGGGCGCTCGCGTACTTCAAGTACGCGAACTTCGGCATCGATTCCTTCAACGCTGTCACGCAGTCGTTCGGCCTCCAGCCCTTCAGCTGGACACCGATCCTGCTGCCCATCGGCCTGTCGTTCTTCATCTTCCACGCGATCAGTTACATCGTCGACGTGTACCGCCGAGAAGAGAAGGCCACTCATAACCCGCTGGACTTCGCGGCGTTCATCGCGCTGTTCCCGCACCTGATCGCCGGACCGGTCCTGAAGTACAACCTGCTCGCCGATCAGTTCCGCAGCCGCACGCACACCATGGAGAAATTCTCCTACGGCGCCACGCGCTTCATGACTGGTTTCGCGAAGAAAGTCCTGATCGCAGATTCCATCGCGCCGCTCGTGACTGCGACCTTCAACCAGCCCAACCCGACCATGGCGGACGCCTGGCTGGGCGCGCTGGCGTACACCCTGCAGCTGTACTTCGACTTCAGCGGGTACAGCGATATGGCCATCGGCCTGGCGGCCATGATGGGCTTCAAGTTCCCGGAGAACTTCAACCACCCGTACATCTCCCGCTCCATCACGGAATTCTGGCGCCGCTGGCACATGAGCCTCAGCTCCTGGCTGCGCGAGTACCTGTACATCAGCCTGGGCGGCAACCGGTACGGGCGGGCGCGCACGTACCTGAACCTGTGGCTGACCATGGTCCTGGGTGGCCTGTGGCACGGCGCGAACTGGACGTTCGTGCTGTGGGGCGTCTGGCACGGCAGCATCCTGGCGGTCGAGCGGCGCATGAAGGAAGCGAGCCTCTGGAAGCCCAGCCCGGCGTGGCTGACCATTCCGGGCACGATGATCCTGGTGATCATCGGGTGGGTGATGTTCCGCGCGGACAGCGTCCCGGACGCCTTCCGCATGTACCGGGGCATGCTCGGCTTGAACGGCGTGTCGCTGAGCGACACGCTCGCGTGGCAGGTCAAACCCAGCGTGCTGGTCAGCATGGTCCTGGGCGGCCTCCTGGTGTACCTCGCTCCCTACTGGGGAAGCCGGGTCGGGGATGTGGGAAGCCGCTTGTTGCGCCCCCGTCTGGCCGTCGGGGCGACCGTGGTGCTGTTGCCGCTGTTCGTGCTGGCGATCATGAAACTGTCCGCTCAAAGCTACACTCCTTTCCTTTACTTCCAGTTCTGA